One genomic region from Streptomyces sp. Li-HN-5-11 encodes:
- a CDS encoding ADP-ribosylglycohydrolase family protein produces MLRLTWVQPEDLLGHELRQAVQDGREPSAIAARWRAAGGPEAPVRAGASPQRASRYLRLLAEDLLDELAELPSRLADAEPTDLAGIKALCPNWPTQAAPSSRAGTRTAPAEARLEAAWLGRAAGCLLGKPVEKLPLDGIRRLARSTGNWPLDTWFTARGVPEDLTSKYPWNRRSAATCLAENIDGMPEDDDLNYPLLNLLLLQRHGRAFTTTDAARLWLDELPAGRTFTAERVAYRNLLLGIDPPHTARHRNPFREWIGALIRADMHGWTNPGDPAAAAEQAYRDAVLTHTANGVYAAMFTAAVIAAAATGAHDVHSCLAIGLTVVPPGSRLARAIRQAVRLAAAHEDFDTVVDELHATHSGTYHWVHAIPNTALIAAALTHADGDFTGSICRAVSGGWDTDSNGATAGSVSALLAGSPAALPDRWTAGLKNRLATSVGDFNGAGFDQVARLTRLEALRP; encoded by the coding sequence ATGCTCCGACTGACCTGGGTCCAGCCGGAGGACCTGCTGGGCCACGAACTGCGCCAGGCGGTGCAGGACGGCCGCGAACCGTCGGCGATCGCGGCGCGGTGGCGCGCGGCGGGCGGCCCCGAGGCCCCGGTGCGCGCGGGAGCCTCGCCGCAGCGCGCGTCACGCTATCTGCGCCTCCTGGCGGAGGACCTGCTGGACGAACTGGCCGAACTCCCGAGCCGTCTGGCGGACGCGGAGCCGACGGACCTGGCCGGGATCAAGGCGTTGTGCCCGAACTGGCCCACACAGGCGGCTCCCTCTTCACGTGCGGGCACTCGCACGGCCCCTGCCGAGGCCCGCCTGGAAGCCGCCTGGCTCGGCCGGGCGGCGGGCTGTCTGCTGGGCAAGCCGGTCGAGAAGCTCCCCCTCGACGGCATCCGCCGGCTCGCCCGGTCCACCGGCAACTGGCCCCTGGACACCTGGTTCACCGCCCGGGGGGTCCCTGAGGACCTGACCTCGAAGTACCCGTGGAACCGTCGCTCCGCGGCCACCTGTCTCGCCGAGAACATCGACGGCATGCCCGAGGACGACGACCTCAACTACCCCCTGCTCAACCTGCTCCTGCTGCAGCGCCACGGCCGGGCCTTCACCACCACCGACGCGGCCCGCCTCTGGCTGGACGAGCTTCCCGCCGGCCGCACCTTCACCGCCGAACGCGTCGCCTACCGCAACCTCCTCCTGGGCATCGATCCTCCGCACACCGCCCGCCACCGCAACCCGTTCCGCGAATGGATCGGCGCCCTGATCCGCGCCGACATGCACGGCTGGACCAACCCGGGCGACCCGGCGGCCGCCGCCGAACAGGCCTACCGCGACGCGGTCCTCACCCACACCGCGAACGGCGTCTACGCGGCGATGTTCACCGCCGCCGTCATCGCGGCCGCGGCGACCGGCGCCCACGACGTCCACAGCTGCCTGGCCATCGGCCTGACCGTCGTGCCACCCGGATCCCGGCTCGCCCGGGCGATCCGCCAGGCCGTGCGACTGGCCGCCGCGCACGAGGACTTCGACACGGTCGTGGACGAACTGCACGCCACCCACTCCGGCACCTACCACTGGGTGCACGCCATCCCCAACACCGCCCTGATCGCCGCCGCCCTCACCCACGCGGACGGCGACTTCACCGGCTCGATCTGCCGCGCCGTCTCCGGCGGCTGGGACACGGACTCCAATGGCGCCACGGCCGGCTCCGTCTCCGCCCTCCTGGCCGGCTCCCCCGCCGCCCTCCCCGACCGCTGGACGGCCGGGCTGAAGAACCGGCTGGCCACGTCGGTCGGCGACTTCAACGGCGCGGGCTTCGACCAGGTGGCCCGGCTCACCCGTCTGGAGGCGCTGCGCCCATGA
- a CDS encoding CoA transferase, which translates to MTPHPPGPAPAAPLAGLRVLDLATLFAGPIAAMMLGDFGAEVIKVEHPAKPDPSRGHGPSKNGVGLWWKLLGRNKRTITLDLSKPGGRATLLRLAATADVIVENFRPGTLERWELGWPELSAVNPRLVLARVTGFGQFGPYAPRPGFGTLAEALSGFAAITGEPDAPPTLPPFGLADSIAGLATAYAVMTALAARERTGEGQIIDMAIIEPILTVLGPQPLWYDQLGYVQPRTGNRTQNNAPRNTYRTSDGTWVAVSTSAQSVAERVMRLVGRPELVDEPWFATGAGRAAHAGVLDEAVGGWIARHTRTEVLAAFEKAQAAVAPVQDVRDVMADPQYQALGTLTTLQDPELGRLRMQNVLFRLSATPGAIRWAGRPHGADTDTVLAELGLTPEELAALRAEGAL; encoded by the coding sequence ATGACGCCGCACCCGCCCGGCCCCGCGCCCGCCGCGCCCCTCGCCGGTCTCCGCGTCCTGGACCTCGCCACCCTCTTCGCCGGGCCGATCGCGGCCATGATGCTCGGCGACTTCGGTGCCGAGGTCATCAAGGTCGAGCATCCGGCCAAGCCCGACCCGTCCCGCGGGCACGGGCCGTCGAAGAACGGCGTCGGCCTGTGGTGGAAGCTGCTCGGCCGCAACAAGCGCACGATCACCCTGGACCTGTCCAAGCCCGGCGGGCGGGCGACCCTGCTGCGGCTCGCCGCCACCGCCGACGTGATCGTCGAGAACTTCCGTCCCGGCACCCTGGAGCGGTGGGAGCTCGGCTGGCCCGAGCTGTCGGCGGTCAACCCGCGCCTGGTCCTCGCCCGGGTTACCGGCTTCGGGCAGTTCGGCCCGTACGCGCCACGCCCCGGCTTCGGCACCCTCGCCGAGGCGCTGAGCGGCTTCGCCGCGATCACCGGCGAACCGGACGCGCCTCCGACACTCCCGCCGTTCGGGCTCGCCGACTCCATCGCGGGCCTGGCCACGGCGTACGCGGTGATGACCGCGCTCGCGGCGCGCGAGCGCACAGGGGAGGGCCAGATCATCGACATGGCGATCATCGAACCGATCCTGACGGTCCTCGGACCGCAGCCCCTCTGGTACGACCAGCTCGGATACGTCCAGCCCCGCACCGGCAACCGCACCCAGAACAACGCCCCGCGCAACACCTACCGCACCTCGGACGGCACCTGGGTCGCCGTCTCCACGTCGGCCCAGTCGGTGGCGGAGCGTGTGATGCGCCTGGTGGGCCGCCCGGAGCTGGTCGACGAGCCGTGGTTCGCGACCGGTGCCGGCCGGGCCGCCCACGCCGGCGTCCTCGACGAGGCGGTCGGCGGCTGGATCGCCCGGCACACCCGCACCGAGGTGCTGGCCGCCTTCGAGAAGGCCCAGGCGGCGGTCGCGCCGGTCCAGGACGTCCGGGACGTGATGGCCGACCCGCAGTACCAGGCGCTCGGCACCCTGACCACGCTGCAGGACCCGGAGCTGGGCCGCCTGCGCATGCAGAACGTCCTCTTCCGCCTCTCCGCCACCCCGGGCGCGATCCGCTGGGCGGGCCGCCCGCACGGCGCCGACACGGATACGGTCCTGGCCGAGCTGGGCCTGACCCCGGAGGAACTGGCCGCACTGCGCGCGGAGGGCGCCCTGTGA
- a CDS encoding CoA ester lyase: protein MTATVPFPLTWLYVPGDRPAVVAKALASGADVVVIDLEDAVAPDRKEYARAATAELLTEPPPVPVHVRVNAVDGPLAEADLEAVAPRPGLAGLRLPKVTSAEQVVRIARRTEEREHTPDGPGPPLYALLENALAVEHAYAIASAHPSLLGISIGEADLRADLGVRADAGLDWSRARVVVAARAAGLAPPAQSVHPDIRDLEGLAASCAHGRALGFLGRAAIHPRQLPIIERAYLPTDRELEEAETVIKAATTQQGAQALPDGRFVDAAVVAAARRTLALARRC, encoded by the coding sequence GTGACGGCGACCGTTCCCTTCCCGCTCACCTGGCTGTACGTCCCCGGCGACCGTCCGGCCGTCGTCGCCAAGGCCCTCGCCTCGGGCGCCGACGTGGTGGTGATCGACCTGGAGGACGCGGTCGCACCGGACCGCAAGGAGTACGCCCGCGCGGCCACGGCCGAACTGCTGACCGAGCCGCCGCCGGTTCCCGTGCACGTCCGCGTCAACGCGGTCGACGGGCCGCTGGCGGAGGCGGACCTGGAGGCGGTGGCGCCCCGGCCGGGCCTCGCCGGGCTGCGGCTGCCCAAGGTGACGTCGGCCGAGCAGGTGGTGCGGATCGCGCGGCGCACGGAAGAGCGGGAACACACGCCCGACGGCCCGGGGCCGCCGCTGTACGCCCTCCTGGAGAACGCCTTGGCCGTCGAGCACGCCTATGCCATCGCCTCCGCGCACCCGTCCCTGCTGGGCATCTCGATCGGTGAGGCGGATCTGAGGGCGGATCTGGGCGTACGGGCGGACGCGGGCCTGGACTGGTCCCGAGCCCGTGTCGTCGTGGCCGCGCGGGCGGCCGGTCTGGCTCCGCCGGCCCAGTCCGTGCACCCCGACATCCGGGACCTGGAGGGCCTGGCGGCGTCCTGCGCCCACGGGCGCGCGCTGGGCTTCCTCGGCCGCGCGGCCATCCACCCGCGCCAGCTGCCGATCATCGAGCGCGCCTATCTGCCGACCGACCGCGAGCTGGAGGAGGCCGAGACGGTGATCAAGGCGGCTACCACGCAGCAGGGTGCCCAGGCCCTCCCGGACGGCCGCTTCGTCGACGCTGCGGTGGTGGCGGCGGCCCGGCGCACACTGGCGCTGGCCCGCCGATGCTGA
- the lgt gene encoding prolipoprotein diacylglyceryl transferase, with translation MELAYIPSPSRGVLYLGPIPLRGYAFCIIIGVFVAVWLGNKRWIARGGRAGTVADIAVWAVPFGLVGGRLYHVITDYELYFSQGRDWVNAFKVWEGGLGIWGAIALGALGAWIGARRRGIPMPAYADAVAPGIAFAQAIGRWGNWFNQELYGRETHVPWALHITSSADGRVPGYYHPTFLYESLWCVGVGFLVIWADRRFKMGHGRAFALYVAAYCVGRAWIEYMRVDDAHHILGLRLNDWTAGIVFLLAVAYIVVSSKKRPGREAEVEPGAPADGDVAAAAAETGEKADDEPADTKDVKDGKDVKSLQGVEDAEDVQEAEGREPEAESAQKG, from the coding sequence ATGGAACTTGCCTACATTCCCAGCCCGTCGCGCGGGGTCCTCTACCTCGGGCCCATTCCGCTGCGCGGCTACGCCTTCTGCATCATCATCGGCGTCTTCGTTGCCGTCTGGCTCGGCAACAAGCGCTGGATCGCCCGCGGCGGGCGGGCCGGCACGGTGGCCGACATCGCGGTCTGGGCCGTGCCGTTCGGCCTGGTCGGCGGCCGGCTCTACCACGTGATCACGGACTACGAGCTGTACTTCAGCCAGGGCCGTGACTGGGTGAACGCCTTCAAGGTGTGGGAGGGCGGCCTCGGCATCTGGGGAGCGATCGCCCTCGGCGCGCTGGGCGCGTGGATCGGTGCGCGCCGCCGCGGCATCCCGATGCCCGCCTACGCCGACGCCGTCGCGCCGGGCATCGCCTTCGCCCAGGCGATCGGACGCTGGGGCAACTGGTTCAACCAGGAGCTGTACGGGCGCGAGACGCACGTTCCGTGGGCGCTGCACATCACGTCCTCGGCGGACGGCCGGGTGCCGGGCTACTACCATCCGACGTTCCTGTACGAGTCCCTGTGGTGCGTCGGCGTCGGCTTCCTGGTGATCTGGGCCGACCGCCGCTTCAAGATGGGCCACGGCCGGGCCTTCGCGCTGTACGTGGCCGCGTACTGCGTGGGCCGGGCCTGGATCGAGTACATGCGCGTCGACGACGCGCACCACATCCTCGGCCTCCGCCTGAACGACTGGACCGCGGGGATCGTGTTCCTGCTCGCCGTGGCGTACATCGTGGTGTCGTCGAAGAAGCGGCCGGGCCGGGAGGCCGAGGTGGAGCCGGGCGCGCCGGCCGACGGCGACGTGGCGGCAGCCGCAGCGGAGACCGGCGAGAAGGCCGATGACGAGCCGGCGGACACCAAGGACGTCAAGGACGGCAAGGACGTCAAGAGCCTCCAAGGGGTCGAGGACGCCGAGGACGTCCAGGAGGCCGAGGGCAGGGAGCCCGAGGCCGAGTCGGCGCAGAAGGGCTGA
- a CDS encoding thioredoxin domain-containing protein, translated as MSEKNQHGKRTARERLAVEREKQKATEKRRRTLIVTASVVCVLGLATVIGVVAASSGKHRSSGSGPVVAPSGAQGKDSLAIPVGKEGARSTLTVWEDFRCPACRGFEAAFRPTIHQLTGSGRLRVEYHLVRLIDGNLGGSGSLRAANAAACAQDAGKFAAYHDVLYDNQPEETSDSYSDNARLIKLAGKVSGLDTPAFQKCVKNGTHDSWVDKSHQAFKAGNFSGTPTLTLNGKSLNLTQLTPAKLKQMVEAADKG; from the coding sequence GTGAGCGAGAAGAACCAGCACGGAAAGCGCACCGCCCGGGAGCGGCTGGCGGTCGAGCGCGAGAAGCAGAAGGCCACGGAGAAGCGGCGGCGCACGCTGATCGTGACCGCGAGTGTCGTCTGCGTCCTGGGCCTGGCGACGGTGATCGGCGTGGTCGCCGCCAGCTCCGGGAAGCACAGGAGCAGCGGCTCGGGCCCGGTCGTGGCGCCCTCGGGCGCCCAGGGCAAGGACAGTCTCGCCATCCCCGTCGGCAAGGAAGGCGCCAGGTCGACCCTCACCGTGTGGGAGGACTTCCGCTGCCCGGCCTGCCGGGGCTTCGAGGCGGCGTTCCGGCCGACGATCCACCAGCTGACCGGTTCCGGCAGGCTCAGAGTCGAGTACCACCTGGTCCGGCTGATCGACGGCAACCTCGGCGGCAGCGGCTCCCTGCGCGCGGCCAACGCCGCGGCCTGCGCCCAGGACGCCGGCAAGTTCGCCGCGTACCACGACGTGCTGTACGACAACCAGCCCGAGGAGACCAGCGACTCCTACTCGGACAACGCCAGGCTCATCAAGCTCGCCGGCAAGGTCAGCGGCCTGGACACACCGGCCTTCCAGAAGTGCGTCAAGAACGGCACCCACGACAGCTGGGTCGACAAGTCCCACCAGGCGTTCAAGGCCGGCAACTTCTCGGGCACACCCACCCTGACGCTCAACGGCAAGAGCCTGAACCTGACACAGCTGACCCCCGCGAAGCTGAAGCAGATGGTGGAGGCGGCCGACAAGGGATGA
- the trpA gene encoding tryptophan synthase subunit alpha — translation MSGNLQLLSDTLAAAKAEGRAALIAYLPAGFPTVDGGIEAIKAVFDGGADVVEVGLPHSDPVLDGPVIQTADDIALRGGVRIADVLRTVREAHAATGKPVLVMTYWNPIDRYGVERFTAELADAGGAGCILPDLPVQESALWREHAEKHGLATVFVVAPSSKDTRLAKITAAGSGFVYAASLMGVTGTRESVGAQAQDLVRRTRATGTGLPVCVGLGVSNRAQAAEVAGFADGVIVGSAFVKRMLDAPDHAAGVEAVRALAGELAHGVRGQA, via the coding sequence GTGAGCGGGAATCTGCAGCTCCTGTCGGACACCCTCGCCGCCGCCAAGGCCGAGGGCCGCGCCGCCCTCATCGCCTACCTCCCGGCGGGCTTCCCGACCGTGGACGGCGGCATCGAGGCGATCAAGGCCGTCTTCGACGGCGGCGCGGACGTGGTCGAGGTCGGGCTGCCGCACAGCGACCCCGTCCTCGACGGGCCGGTCATCCAGACCGCCGACGACATCGCCCTGCGCGGCGGCGTCCGGATCGCGGACGTTCTGCGCACCGTCCGGGAGGCCCACGCGGCCACGGGCAAGCCGGTGCTCGTCATGACGTACTGGAACCCGATCGACCGCTACGGCGTCGAGCGGTTCACCGCCGAGCTCGCGGACGCGGGCGGCGCCGGATGCATCCTGCCGGACCTGCCCGTCCAGGAGTCGGCCCTGTGGCGGGAGCACGCGGAGAAGCACGGCCTCGCGACGGTCTTCGTCGTGGCGCCCAGCAGCAAGGACACGCGGCTCGCCAAGATCACCGCGGCGGGCTCCGGCTTCGTCTACGCGGCCTCGCTGATGGGCGTCACCGGTACCCGCGAGTCGGTCGGTGCGCAGGCCCAGGACCTGGTGCGGCGCACCCGGGCCACCGGCACCGGCCTGCCCGTCTGCGTGGGCCTCGGCGTGTCCAACCGCGCCCAGGCCGCCGAGGTCGCCGGCTTCGCCGACGGCGTGATCGTCGGCTCGGCGTTCGTCAAGCGGATGCTGGACGCCCCGGACCACGCGGCCGGCGTCGAGGCGGTCCGCGCCCTCGCGGGCGAGCTGGCGCACGGGGTGCGCGGACAGGCGTAA